One genomic region from Patescibacteria group bacterium encodes:
- a CDS encoding O-antigen ligase family protein — protein sequence MDIVLLTIIVILLAAVFLYILKNPVRGIYLITFFLPFEYIGSYDWRGITIRPSQVLAVLTIVAWILDGLGKKSLKFVRNPIFLPVALYLLVNIIALVNAPNLAHSILVLFFIIFTVGFGFTLPNLVGQKDELIKVIKILFVSTFLVSLFGLYQFIGDMAGLPEWLTGLRHQYTKEILGFTRVQSTFLEPLYFANFLIIPICLLFANLSEYRTEKSKWKVFEIIVLVLALVNFILTVSRGAYLGLFFALLTLAIIYRKKFLKPRFLFFRQWRTSLWLACFLLLVIISSQFLGGQFGNFVLHLKDSFSGAAFFERAETFGLAIQAWQEHPIVGIGPGSFGPWVYVSPFIIPEVGWKIVNNLYLEILAESGILGLGFFLWALVILFIKQIKVIGQSRRIAPTVFPIAVGLLAAFVGVFIQYNTFSIIYIMQVWFLVGLIIATLNITPDSS from the coding sequence ATGGACATCGTTTTATTAACTATTATAGTAATTCTTTTAGCGGCAGTATTTTTGTATATTTTGAAAAATCCCGTTCGCGGGATTTATTTAATTACTTTCTTTCTGCCGTTTGAATATATCGGCTCGTATGACTGGCGGGGCATTACTATCCGCCCGAGCCAAGTTTTGGCGGTGTTAACTATCGTAGCTTGGATTCTAGATGGTCTGGGGAAAAAAAGTTTAAAATTTGTCCGCAATCCGATTTTTTTGCCAGTTGCTTTATATTTGTTAGTCAATATAATCGCTTTAGTTAACGCGCCGAATTTGGCACACTCAATTTTGGTTTTGTTTTTTATTATTTTCACAGTCGGTTTTGGTTTTACTCTGCCTAATTTGGTCGGGCAAAAAGACGAACTGATTAAAGTCATAAAAATTTTATTTGTTTCCACTTTTTTGGTTTCGCTTTTCGGGCTTTACCAATTTATCGGCGATATGGCGGGTTTGCCCGAATGGCTGACCGGTTTGCGCCATCAATACACTAAGGAGATTTTGGGCTTTACTCGCGTTCAGTCCACCTTTTTGGAGCCGCTTTATTTTGCTAATTTTTTAATCATTCCGATTTGTCTTTTGTTCGCGAATTTAAGCGAATACAGAACGGAGAAAAGCAAATGGAAAGTATTTGAAATTATTGTTTTGGTTTTGGCGTTGGTGAATTTTATTTTAACGGTTTCGCGCGGGGCTTATTTGGGATTATTTTTTGCCTTACTGACGCTGGCCATAATTTACAGAAAGAAATTTTTGAAACCCAGGTTTTTGTTTTTCCGCCAATGGCGGACCAGCCTTTGGCTGGCTTGTTTCTTGCTTTTAGTGATTATCTCCTCCCAATTTTTAGGCGGACAATTCGGAAATTTTGTTTTGCATCTGAAAGATTCCTTTTCCGGCGCCGCTTTTTTTGAGCGGGCCGAGACATTTGGCTTGGCGATTCAGGCATGGCAGGAACATCCAATCGTCGGCATTGGTCCGGGCAGTTTTGGTCCATGGGTTTATGTGAGTCCGTTTATTATTCCGGAAGTTGGGTGGAAAATAGTGAACAATCTATATTTGGAAATTTTGGCCGAGAGCGGAATTTTGGGGCTAGGATTTTTCTTGTGGGCGTTGGTTATTTTATTTATAAAGCAGATTAAAGTTATTGGGCAATCACGCAGGATTGCCCCTACAGTATTTCCAATAGCCGTCGGACTTCTGGCGGCCTTTGTCGGTGTTTTTATCCAATACAATACCTTTTCCATTATTTATATAATGCAGGTTTGGTTTTTGGTGGGGCTCATTATTGCGACTTTAAATATAACCCCCGATTCGTCGTAG
- the galU gene encoding UTP--glucose-1-phosphate uridylyltransferase GalU, whose translation MTKIRKVVIPVAGFGTRFLPATKAQPKEMLPVVDKPVIQYVVEEAVRAGITDVILVTGASKRAVEDHFDYNYELQNWLKKQGKEEVREEIKRIADMANFIYIRQKGPYGNGTPVLCAKEVVGDEPFAVVWGDEFWKCPGKPHVRQLIDVYEKYTDPVITAYQVTKEDTKRYGILDAKKIGAGIYEVNRIVEKPGPEKAPSTLASLGGYVFTPEIFEELEKTKVGKGGELWLVDAVVRLMKKRPIYAKIIEGTYYDIGSKFDWLKANIDFALKRKDLGLKLKKYLRTIK comes from the coding sequence ATGACAAAAATTCGCAAGGTGGTTATCCCCGTGGCCGGATTTGGCACTCGTTTTTTGCCGGCGACTAAAGCCCAGCCAAAGGAAATGTTGCCGGTGGTGGACAAGCCGGTTATCCAATATGTGGTGGAAGAAGCGGTGCGCGCCGGAATCACTGACGTAATTTTGGTCACCGGCGCCAGCAAGCGGGCCGTGGAAGACCACTTTGATTATAATTATGAATTGCAAAATTGGCTGAAGAAACAGGGTAAAGAAGAAGTGCGAGAAGAAATTAAGCGCATTGCCGACATGGCCAATTTTATTTATATCCGCCAAAAAGGTCCTTATGGCAATGGCACGCCGGTACTTTGCGCCAAGGAAGTTGTGGGCGATGAACCCTTTGCGGTGGTGTGGGGCGATGAGTTTTGGAAATGTCCGGGGAAGCCGCACGTCAGGCAGTTAATTGATGTTTATGAAAAATATACTGACCCGGTTATCACCGCCTATCAGGTGACAAAAGAAGATACAAAAAGATACGGTATTTTAGACGCAAAAAAAATCGGGGCGGGGATATATGAAGTTAATCGTATTGTTGAAAAACCCGGACCCGAAAAAGCGCCGTCAACGCTGGCTTCACTCGGCGGGTATGTGTTTACACCGGAAATTTTTGAAGAATTGGAAAAAACCAAAGTCGGCAAGGGCGGCGAACTATGGCTCGTTGATGCTGTTGTGCGTTTAATGAAAAAGAGGCCGATTTATGCTAAAATTATAGAGGGGACGTATTACGATATTGGTTCTAAATTTGACTGGCTGAAAGCCAACATTGATTTCGCTTTAAAAAGAAAAGATCTGGGTTTGAAGTTAAAAAAATATCTTCGCACAATAAAATAA
- a CDS encoding O-antigen ligase family protein, translating into MVNVLVLIIFCLSFAILAWRKTLWGLAIILFLLPIYLIRFHLGFIPMTLLEAIILILFAIWLIKSKFQVISYEFREKFRGWILPIAIFFLAATIAVFVSPDKVAALGIWKAYFVEPILFLIVLVGTVKKEEDLKILLWALGGSAIYLGALAIYQKFTGYLIPNADWFAPETRRVTGVYGYPNAVGLYLAPLAVLYFGLLIQKLKNPLPFGHPLFQRGKGRDLNSTPDRKELRGGLIEIIFYLAVIILSLLGIIFAVSEGAMVGVMAGIIFLALVFKKTRYSTVVLIILAVVVLQFQPVVKNLIREKATLSDVSGKIRLEMWGETWQMLKDHPLTGAGLAGYQTVVAPYHKAKHIEIYLYPHNVILNFWSELGILGLIGFLWIIIKFFWQGLIKIYKNVETRLVAALLLAMMVTILIHGLVDVPYFKNDLAILFWFIVGGLICLNNFDRIRN; encoded by the coding sequence ATGGTTAATGTTTTAGTTTTAATTATTTTTTGTCTTTCTTTTGCGATTTTGGCTTGGCGGAAAACCCTTTGGGGTCTGGCCATAATTTTATTTTTGTTGCCAATTTATTTGATTCGTTTTCATTTAGGGTTTATACCCATGACTTTGTTGGAAGCGATTATTTTGATTTTATTTGCTATTTGGTTGATAAAAAGTAAGTTTCAAGTTATAAGTTATGAGTTTAGAGAAAAATTCAGGGGCTGGATTTTACCAATCGCCATCTTTTTTCTGGCCGCTACGATTGCCGTTTTTGTCTCGCCCGATAAAGTCGCAGCGCTGGGAATTTGGAAGGCGTATTTTGTGGAGCCAATTTTATTTCTAATCGTTTTAGTTGGCACGGTCAAAAAAGAAGAAGATTTAAAAATTTTATTATGGGCGCTTGGCGGCTCGGCGATTTATCTCGGGGCGCTGGCGATTTATCAAAAATTTACCGGTTATCTCATTCCCAATGCCGATTGGTTTGCGCCGGAAACTCGGCGGGTGACCGGCGTTTACGGTTACCCCAACGCCGTGGGTCTATATTTGGCGCCCCTCGCGGTTTTATATTTTGGGTTGTTGATTCAGAAATTAAAAAATCCCCTGCCCTTCGGGCACCCCCTTTTTCAGAGGGGGAAAGGGAGGGATTTAAATTCCACCCCCGACAGGAAAGAATTAAGGGGGGGTTTAATAGAAATAATTTTTTATTTAGCAGTAATAATTTTATCTTTGCTGGGAATTATTTTTGCCGTTTCCGAGGGAGCGATGGTGGGGGTGATGGCGGGGATTATTTTTTTGGCATTAGTTTTTAAAAAAACACGCTATTCAACAGTTGTCCTTATAATTTTGGCGGTTGTTGTTTTACAATTTCAGCCGGTAGTTAAAAATTTAATCCGAGAGAAAGCCACCTTAAGCGACGTTTCCGGAAAAATTCGGCTGGAGATGTGGGGTGAAACCTGGCAGATGCTTAAAGACCATCCACTTACCGGCGCCGGATTGGCCGGTTATCAAACCGTGGTCGCCCCATACCATAAAGCCAAGCATATTGAGATTTATTTATATCCGCACAATGTTATTTTAAATTTTTGGAGCGAACTTGGGATTTTGGGGTTAATCGGATTTTTGTGGATTATAATTAAATTTTTCTGGCAAGGATTAATTAAGATTTATAAAAATGTAGAGACACGATTAGTCGCAGCTCTATTACTCGCGATGATGGTCACAATTTTAATCCATGGTCTTGTTGATGTCCCATATTTTAAGAATGACCTGGCCATTTTATTTTGGTTTATTGTTGGGGGGTTGATTTGTTTGAATAATTTTGATAGGATTAGAAATTAA
- a CDS encoding RNA-binding protein: MAKKLYVGGLPYSTTEDELKEAFSAAGTVETARVITDKMTNRSKGFGFVEMSSDEEAQKAIEMFNGKDFGGRNIVVNEARPMEERPRRDNFRGGR, from the coding sequence ATGGCAAAAAAGTTATACGTCGGAGGTCTGCCTTACTCTACCACTGAGGATGAGCTTAAAGAAGCTTTTTCCGCTGCTGGTACCGTTGAGACAGCCAGAGTAATCACCGACAAAATGACCAATCGTTCTAAGGGTTTCGGCTTTGTGGAAATGTCTTCCGATGAGGAAGCCCAGAAAGCTATTGAAATGTTCAACGGTAAGGATTTCGGCGGCCGCAATATCGTGGTCAATGAAGCCCGCCCGATGGAAGAACGCCCGCGCCGGGATAATTTCCGCGGCGGTAGATAA
- a CDS encoding GNAT family protein, whose protein sequence is MIIKFKPHCKREIPYRVRWFNNPNVNVFIGDSHCSKKTTIKKEAEWFKRYQNDKSKKLFTIFAASRPIGLVGLTKIDKINKRADAFIIIGEDDYRGQGIGQKAMRFIIRYGFDKLKLHRIGLGVFSENKIAINCYKAVGFKTEGRQKEHSFFGGKYHDLVMMAILNKHF, encoded by the coding sequence ATGATTATAAAATTCAAACCACATTGTAAAAGAGAAATTCCCTATCGCGTTAGATGGTTTAATAATCCGAATGTTAATGTTTTTATTGGGGATAGTCATTGCAGTAAAAAGACAACCATTAAGAAAGAAGCAGAGTGGTTTAAAAGATATCAAAACGACAAAAGTAAAAAATTATTTACTATTTTTGCGGCTAGTCGTCCCATTGGTCTGGTGGGTTTAACTAAGATAGATAAAATTAATAAAAGGGCCGATGCCTTTATTATAATCGGGGAGGATGATTATCGCGGGCAAGGGATTGGTCAAAAAGCCATGAGATTTATAATCAGGTATGGTTTTGATAAATTAAAATTACATAGAATAGGGTTGGGCGTTTTTTCCGAAAATAAAATAGCAATTAATTGTTATAAAGCCGTGGGTTTTAAAACAGAAGGAAGGCAGAAAGAACATTCTTTTTTTGGTGGGAAGTATCATGATTTAGTGATGATGGCAATTTTAAATAAACATTTCTAA
- a CDS encoding flippase, giving the protein MSSFVRQIAHNTIIQVIGKGISTLLGLGAVVIMTRYLGQEGYGQYTTITSFLQFFGIIVDFGLTLITAQMISRPGVDQKKILSNIFTLRFWSALIFLGLAPLAALFFPYPAVVKIGIAFTALSFFFIALQQVQVGIFQKNLRMDKVMLAEISGRVVLVAGTALAAYWGQGVLCVMWAIVAGSFVNWLINFIFARGYARYSWAYDFDVWKEVIKLSWPLGVSIIFNLIYLKADIIILSLVRPQAEVGLYGAPYKVIDVLTMIPMMFSGLLLPVFTSDWAQQNLERLKRIYLAAFDVMAMSAIPLIVGAQFLGERLMVLIAGPEFLISGSLLRILILAQGFIFFGTLFGHLVIALNKQRVMMWGYVITAIASLAAYIIFIPIYSYYGAAWGTVFSEALICVLTFIVVTRATKIRVSFGVLGKSVVASLLMGAVLYYFKDLNVFILALISFVVYFPALYLLGGIDKKLFREIISLK; this is encoded by the coding sequence ATGTCTTCTTTTGTCAGACAAATCGCCCACAATACCATTATTCAAGTTATCGGCAAAGGGATAAGCACTCTTTTGGGTTTGGGAGCGGTCGTAATTATGACTCGTTATCTTGGGCAAGAGGGATACGGGCAATACACCACTATCACTTCTTTTTTACAATTTTTTGGGATTATTGTTGATTTTGGTTTAACGCTTATTACCGCGCAAATGATTTCCCGGCCGGGGGTTGACCAGAAGAAAATTTTAAGCAACATCTTTACTCTGCGTTTTTGGTCGGCTTTGATATTTTTAGGTCTGGCACCGCTCGCGGCTTTGTTTTTTCCCTATCCGGCAGTGGTAAAAATTGGCATTGCTTTTACCGCCCTCTCTTTCTTTTTTATCGCCCTCCAGCAAGTGCAAGTGGGAATTTTCCAAAAAAATTTACGAATGGACAAAGTGATGCTGGCGGAAATTTCTGGCCGGGTAGTTTTAGTGGCCGGCACGGCGCTGGCGGCCTATTGGGGGCAAGGAGTGCTTTGCGTGATGTGGGCCATTGTGGCCGGAAGTTTTGTCAATTGGCTGATAAATTTTATCTTCGCGCGGGGCTACGCCAGATATTCCTGGGCGTATGATTTCGATGTTTGGAAAGAAGTTATTAAATTAAGCTGGCCGTTGGGAGTTTCCATTATTTTTAATTTGATTTATCTCAAAGCTGACATTATTATTTTGTCTTTAGTGCGCCCGCAGGCAGAAGTCGGTTTATATGGCGCTCCCTACAAAGTGATTGATGTGCTGACTATGATACCAATGATGTTTTCCGGTTTGCTTCTGCCGGTGTTCACTTCCGATTGGGCGCAGCAAAATCTGGAAAGATTAAAAAGAATTTATTTAGCGGCTTTTGATGTCATGGCTATGTCCGCCATACCGCTGATTGTGGGCGCGCAGTTTTTGGGCGAGCGCCTGATGGTTCTGATTGCCGGTCCGGAATTTTTAATTTCCGGTTCCTTGCTTAGAATTTTAATTTTAGCGCAGGGCTTTATTTTCTTCGGCACCCTCTTCGGTCATTTAGTAATCGCTTTAAATAAACAGCGGGTGATGATGTGGGGTTATGTCATTACCGCCATCGCTTCGCTGGCGGCGTATATTATTTTTATTCCTATTTATTCTTATTACGGCGCCGCTTGGGGCACGGTTTTTTCCGAAGCGCTGATTTGCGTTCTGACTTTTATCGTTGTTACCCGCGCCACCAAAATCAGGGTGTCTTTCGGGGTTTTGGGTAAATCGGTCGTGGCCAGTTTGCTGATGGGAGCCGTCCTCTATTATTTTAAAGACTTGAACGTTTTTATTTTAGCGCTGATTTCGTTTGTTGTTTATTTCCCGGCGCTTTACCTTTTGGGGGGCATTGATAAAAAACTTTTCAGGGAGATAATTAGTTTAAAATAA
- a CDS encoding PH domain-containing protein, which yields MLGSAFLKPQAGEKLIFFLRRHWLTFVKLLVFHIFLIVIPPLLYFIFKADATNLLRGEIWGPLLKLGISIYYLSVWLFLFAAFIDYYLDIWIVTNERIINIEQKGLFARTVSEVKLYNIQDVTSEVKGILSTMFDFGNVYVQTAAEKERFIFRNIAAPARIAQSIIELSEKAKGVKK from the coding sequence ATGCTGGGCAGCGCTTTTTTAAAACCGCAAGCCGGTGAAAAATTAATCTTTTTTTTGCGGCGCCATTGGCTCACCTTTGTGAAACTGTTGGTTTTTCATATTTTTTTGATAGTTATCCCGCCGTTGCTTTATTTTATTTTCAAAGCCGACGCCACCAACCTTCTGAGGGGTGAAATCTGGGGTCCGCTCCTTAAATTGGGCATTAGTATTTACTATCTTTCTGTTTGGTTATTCCTTTTTGCCGCGTTTATTGATTATTATTTGGACATCTGGATAGTCACCAACGAAAGAATTATTAACATTGAGCAAAAAGGACTTTTCGCGCGGACGGTTTCGGAAGTAAAATTATATAATATCCAGGACGTCACTTCGGAAGTAAAAGGAATTTTGTCGACGATGTTTGATTTTGGCAATGTTTATGTGCAGACCGCCGCCGAAAAAGAAAGATTTATTTTTAGAAATATCGCCGCTCCGGCCAGGATTGCCCAGTCCATCATTGAACTTTCCGAAAAAGCTAAAGGAGTTAAAAAGTAG
- a CDS encoding SpoIID/LytB domain-containing protein: protein MKNSEALVYEDASLRGVIFTVALAFFILIATATLLRFVENSIVNAPHAAAGESSIENSLEEITDNGVGVNPLLVINKILGIKTAHAATATKYGYSAQKMVQSHKSIELAPGEIISFQVGFKNNGKSTWRTATKNYVSIYNRNRYKDSFRHSSWFKLEQPAKLTADVKPGEVGYFNFTLQAPDIPGNYTAKFQLAAENLIWISGGELNLPFSVIKGKKKDTTAASNNTATVIPAANQNNVAAAATEVTPTIGTDQSENEETTTAFSAFKLIQSHRSPISLPAGTKLAFRVGFKNIGTASWTTSNIYLNTLPKTYLKEEIRPGQIGYFEFELSPAGSQNFNYELRDGQDNFITGSNLNFYVEVIGTASPEQTVVLAVSQGPLIRVGLYNTENQVVITGSAAFEARDQNGQTIKKFQAGETATATFNSGTLQYYVEGYTTNSYLKFVSENPENIFTIVNFENRPDWNKTLNDNQFRGALEIRYGRKLWVINELAMEDYLKGLAETSNVSPYEYLKTMTTAARSYALWHYQNPTKHAKDYFTVDAVYDQVYRGYGVEKRMPNLVRAVEETNGQVVALNSEVVVTPYFARSDGRTRSWTEIWSGSEKSWLQSVPAPYDAGKTLWGHGVGLSAWDALYRAKEGSTYDQILKYYYQGTELVKNY, encoded by the coding sequence ATGAAAAACTCTGAAGCTTTGGTTTACGAAGACGCCTCGCTCCGAGGAGTGATCTTTACCGTTGCCTTAGCTTTTTTTATTTTAATCGCCACCGCCACGCTCTTGCGGTTTGTGGAAAATTCCATCGTAAACGCTCCCCACGCGGCCGCCGGGGAATCTTCAATAGAAAATTCCCTCGAAGAAATAACTGACAATGGAGTAGGTGTCAATCCGCTCCTTGTGATTAACAAAATTTTAGGCATCAAAACCGCTCACGCCGCTACGGCGACTAAATACGGCTACTCCGCCCAAAAGATGGTCCAAAGCCATAAAAGCATTGAACTTGCTCCGGGCGAAATCATCAGCTTCCAGGTGGGATTTAAAAATAACGGCAAATCTACCTGGAGAACGGCGACAAAAAATTACGTTTCCATTTACAATCGCAACCGTTACAAAGATTCTTTCCGACATTCTTCCTGGTTCAAATTAGAACAACCGGCAAAATTGACGGCTGACGTCAAACCCGGAGAAGTCGGCTATTTTAATTTTACCCTGCAGGCACCCGACATCCCCGGAAACTATACCGCGAAATTCCAACTAGCGGCGGAAAATTTAATCTGGATCTCTGGCGGAGAATTAAATCTTCCTTTTTCGGTAATTAAAGGAAAGAAAAAGGATACCACCGCCGCTTCTAATAATACCGCCACGGTTATTCCGGCGGCCAATCAGAACAATGTGGCCGCGGCCGCAACGGAGGTGACGCCAACAATCGGAACTGACCAGTCGGAAAACGAAGAAACTACTACGGCTTTTTCGGCATTCAAATTAATTCAAAGCCATCGTTCGCCGATTTCGCTTCCCGCCGGAACCAAACTTGCTTTCCGCGTCGGCTTCAAAAATATCGGCACGGCCAGTTGGACGACCAGCAACATCTACCTTAATACCCTGCCCAAAACTTATCTTAAAGAAGAAATCAGGCCCGGGCAAATAGGTTATTTTGAATTTGAACTTTCCCCGGCCGGCAGCCAAAATTTTAACTACGAACTCCGCGACGGCCAAGATAATTTTATCACTGGAAGTAATCTGAATTTCTACGTGGAAGTCATCGGCACGGCCAGCCCGGAACAAACTGTCGTTTTAGCCGTCAGCCAAGGACCGCTTATCAGGGTGGGGCTTTATAATACCGAGAATCAGGTAGTTATTACTGGCAGCGCCGCTTTTGAAGCCCGCGACCAAAACGGCCAGACCATTAAAAAATTTCAAGCCGGAGAAACGGCCACCGCGACTTTTAACTCCGGCACTTTACAATACTACGTGGAGGGCTACACCACCAACTCCTATCTTAAGTTTGTTTCCGAGAATCCGGAAAATATTTTTACTATCGTCAATTTTGAAAATCGTCCGGACTGGAATAAAACCCTGAACGATAATCAATTCCGCGGCGCTTTGGAAATCCGTTATGGCCGGAAGCTTTGGGTCATTAATGAATTAGCAATGGAGGATTATCTAAAGGGCTTGGCGGAAACTTCCAATGTTTCTCCCTATGAATATTTGAAAACCATGACGACGGCGGCGCGCAGTTACGCTTTATGGCACTACCAAAACCCGACTAAACATGCCAAAGATTATTTTACGGTTGACGCCGTTTATGACCAGGTGTATCGCGGTTATGGCGTGGAAAAAAGAATGCCTAATCTCGTCAGAGCAGTGGAAGAAACCAACGGACAGGTGGTTGCTCTTAATAGCGAAGTGGTGGTCACCCCTTATTTTGCCCGCAGCGACGGCCGCACCCGCTCTTGGACCGAAATCTGGTCCGGCTCGGAAAAATCCTGGCTCCAATCCGTACCCGCTCCTTATGACGCGGGCAAAACGCTGTGGGGGCATGGAGTGGGGTTATCGGCTTGGGACGCCTTATATCGCGCCAAAGAAGGTTCAACTTATGACCAAATATTGAAATACTATTACCAAGGGACAGAATTAGTTAAAAACTATTAA
- a CDS encoding HD domain-containing protein yields MLVNKIDKIKLIDKYVRGVMSAEVAHDVKHVHRVRNWALQIAREEHYNNLEIVEAAALLHDVGLLNCHKRSLHGEAGAEMANKFLKENNLFFEDEIGLICEAIKYHNSNREGEGDLLFILRDADMMDMFGAVGIMRALTSKATRPEYNTENIKGETWGLEAKDFDKRFDNGEGIGDYIVDQINFQISCFDNLKTKTARRLARPMIEFMKNFLTALEKEIMVE; encoded by the coding sequence ATGTTAGTAAATAAGATTGACAAAATTAAGCTAATTGATAAATACGTTCGTGGTGTTATGAGCGCGGAAGTTGCCCATGATGTTAAACATGTTCATCGCGTTAGAAATTGGGCGTTGCAGATAGCGAGAGAGGAGCATTATAATAATTTAGAAATTGTGGAAGCGGCGGCGCTTTTGCATGACGTCGGTTTGTTGAATTGTCATAAAAGGAGCCTGCACGGAGAAGCCGGAGCGGAGATGGCCAACAAATTTTTAAAAGAAAACAACTTATTTTTCGAAGATGAAATCGGGTTAATTTGTGAAGCCATAAAATATCATAATTCCAACAGAGAAGGCGAGGGCGATTTACTTTTTATATTAAGAGACGCGGATATGATGGATATGTTTGGCGCAGTTGGTATTATGCGTGCCCTTACTTCAAAAGCAACCAGGCCGGAATACAATACCGAAAATATTAAAGGCGAAACGTGGGGGCTGGAAGCCAAGGACTTTGATAAAAGGTTTGATAATGGCGAGGGGATTGGGGATTACATCGTTGATCAAATTAATTTTCAGATAAGTTGTTTTGATAATTTAAAAACAAAAACAGCCAGACGATTAGCTCGGCCGATGATAGAATTCATGAAAAATTTTCTTACGGCCCTAGAAAAAGAGATAATGGTTGAGTAA
- a CDS encoding CRISPR-associated protein, translating to METIFINVSNHKSSRWSEEQRKAAGEMADRILDIAFPSVPPEATSQEVEAIADEILHRIWEISWANQIAPLAEESDSEYGPNRLIVHIMGEMVLTFKVLEALKGVATCVASTTKREAVEVVKDGSTEKNTIFKFVQFRKYY from the coding sequence ATGGAAACTATTTTTATTAATGTGTCTAATCACAAATCTTCTCGATGGTCCGAAGAACAGCGAAAGGCCGCTGGGGAAATGGCCGATAGAATCTTAGATATCGCCTTTCCGTCGGTGCCGCCCGAAGCTACTTCGCAAGAAGTGGAAGCCATAGCTGACGAAATTCTTCATCGGATATGGGAGATTAGTTGGGCGAATCAAATTGCCCCCCTTGCCGAAGAAAGCGATTCGGAATATGGACCGAACAGATTGATTGTTCATATTATGGGAGAGATGGTGTTGACTTTTAAGGTCCTTGAGGCCCTTAAAGGAGTAGCCACCTGTGTAGCTTCCACTACCAAAAGAGAGGCAGTAGAGGTGGTCAAAGATGGATCAACAGAAAAAAATACCATCTTCAAGTTCGTGCAGTTTCGAAAATATTACTAA
- a CDS encoding glycosyltransferase, translating into MNILIFKFPYSSQFGGGEKHTIALTEKLKDRGINFYLVSSCSVLVPEFKHRDWPVLKLWAGVEPVAVWSLLLFPFFAPFIFLELFLVLLYYRFFKKIKILYCLSLTEKVLMTPWARLLGIRVVWVEHTSIGRWLRFNPLRLLFILWAPLAKIITVSYAVEKQIRKLGVRAKQVRVIYNGIDLDVCPFSPAVRNYRDHFTVGTICRLSREKGVEYLLQAMAIAKEFIPTLRLVVVGDGPERQRLMWLTRQLSIENSVLFVGFQQEFEKWISGFDIFVLPSVKKESFGMVSLYAMACGKPVVATRVGGIPEVVDAGKSGILVEPKNAEVMAQAIINLHRHPEWRREMGFYGRKAVEERFSEEKMLGEYQRLFHQLAERI; encoded by the coding sequence ATGAATATTTTAATTTTTAAATTTCCTTACTCCTCCCAATTTGGCGGAGGAGAAAAACATACTATCGCCTTGACGGAAAAACTGAAAGACCGGGGGATAAATTTTTATTTGGTTTCTTCTTGTTCGGTGTTGGTTCCGGAATTTAAACATCGCGACTGGCCGGTTTTAAAATTATGGGCCGGGGTGGAGCCGGTGGCCGTTTGGTCGCTTTTGCTTTTTCCCTTTTTTGCCCCCTTTATTTTTTTGGAATTATTTCTTGTTTTATTGTATTATCGGTTTTTTAAAAAAATAAAAATTTTATATTGTCTCTCGCTGACGGAAAAAGTTTTAATGACTCCCTGGGCCCGGCTGTTGGGAATAAGGGTCGTGTGGGTAGAGCATACTTCCATCGGCCGTTGGTTGCGGTTTAATCCTTTACGTCTGTTATTCATTCTTTGGGCTCCGCTTGCCAAAATCATCACCGTTTCCTATGCCGTAGAAAAACAAATCAGAAAATTAGGTGTCAGAGCCAAACAGGTGCGGGTTATTTATAACGGTATTGACCTTGACGTTTGTCCGTTTTCTCCGGCAGTCAGAAATTATCGCGACCATTTTACGGTCGGCACGATTTGCCGGTTAAGCCGCGAGAAAGGCGTGGAATATCTGTTGCAGGCCATGGCTATTGCCAAAGAATTTATTCCCACCCTGCGCCTAGTGGTGGTGGGCGACGGCCCGGAAAGGCAGCGCTTGATGTGGCTGACGCGGCAGTTGAGCATAGAAAATAGCGTGCTTTTTGTGGGCTTCCAGCAAGAATTTGAAAAATGGATTTCGGGTTTTGATATTTTTGTTTTGCCCTCCGTTAAAAAAGAATCTTTTGGCATGGTTTCACTTTATGCCATGGCTTGCGGTAAACCGGTGGTGGCCACGCGCGTGGGCGGCATTCCGGAGGTGGTAGACGCGGGCAAAAGCGGCATTTTAGTTGAGCCGAAAAACGCCGAAGTTATGGCACAGGCGATTATCAATTTACATCGCCATCCGGAGTGGCGTCGGGAGATGGGATTTTACGGCCGCAAGGCAGTGGAAGAGCGTTTCAGTGAAGAAAAAATGTTGGGAGAGTACCAGAGATTATTTCATCAATTAGCGGAGAGAATATAA